A genomic window from Lotus japonicus ecotype B-129 chromosome 1, LjGifu_v1.2 includes:
- the LOC130744010 gene encoding uncharacterized protein LOC130744010: MDEEIPVRDRSRLEGRTVTNLHHYRAEIFYVAIDKICVEMDHRFSEGSNLVLKCFSCLDPKNSFSRFDVNKLAHLADIYHADFSDDDRGTIREQLATYILHVRRHVSFSTCDDVKSLALKMVETEKDLLFPLVYKLIELALILPVSTASVERAFSAMKIIKSKLRNKIRNEWFNDLMICYTEREIFKSVRDVDIIRTFTTNKSRKGNLPRDFIN; this comes from the coding sequence ATGGATGAAGAAATACCGGTTCGAGATCGTTCAAGGCTAGAAGGGAGGACTGTCACTAATCTTCACCATTACCGTGCTGAGATTTTCTATGTTGCTATTGACAAAATATGTGTGGAGATGGATCACCGCTTTAGTGAAGGAAGTAATCTTGTGCTTAAATGTTTTTCATGTCTTGATCCCAAGAACTCTTTCTCCAGGTTTGATGTTAATAAGCTTGCCCATCTTGCTGATATTTATCATGCTGACTTTTCTGATGATGACCGTGGAACAATAAGGGAGCAACTTGCCACTTATATACTTCATGTGAGGAGACATGTTTCCTTTTCTACTTGTGATGATGTTAAAAGTTTAGCTTTGAAGATGGTTGAAACTGAGAAAGATTTGTTATTTCCATTGGTCTACAAACTTATTGAGTTGGCTTTGATTTTGCCGGTGTCAACAGCATCTGTTGAAAGAGCTTTTTCAGCAATGAAGATTATCAAGTCTAAATTGCGCAACAAGATCAGGAATGAGTGGTTCAATGACTTGATGATATGTTACACCGAGCGGGAGATATTCAAGTCAGTTAGAGATGTTGATATTATTCGAACATTTACCACAAATAAGTCTCGCAAAGGGAATTTGCCTCgtgattttattaattag